The following coding sequences are from one Shewanella violacea DSS12 window:
- a CDS encoding SLBB domain-containing protein: MLHKTKKIIIAGISALVLLSTQAQAVIPSPQMMEQFKQLPVSEQQRLAKQYGIDPSMISGSANQQNQLENPQLVNERQQFDENGKPILVKESDKDKKAKLNFDEDKAKTELKRFGYDLFRGEPTTFAPVSDVPVPSEYMVGPGDNIKVQLYGKDNKEYDLVINREGVIQFPELGPINVAGLNFAELKKQLTTRIKHQMIGIESNITMGELRSIRIFVAGDAYKPGSYTVSSLSSITQALFVSGGVNEIGSLRNIKLKRNGKLIATMDLYDLLMRGDASGDRRLRSGDVVFIPSVGGLVSVTGEVRRPAIYELKKHETIGDIISMAAGLKPGAYPRSSSVERFNSKGLKTVTNLDLTTQSGKATKAQSGDVVRIKSASNRYESAITVIGAVVRPGKYQWYQGQKISDLVPSIWGDLQATADLDYAIIVREINDYGDVEIHQFAPGLAISDKAPSEDLFLKSRDKVIFFNFSDEAQNRYELNKLVKERVDKVTELTGDSLIGNDIFNAGFSQLQRHGLEPRTELGGVVIDKETHEDDETAAIKSEVNKMLMNLFDDKDLIKLSGVMNRGELLYPVVTKLSSQGRAGKGVMVVAVNGKVRHPGIYPLAVNARVNDLIKAGGGLKEGAYTTRAELTSTVINNAGSNINHVNIDLKSAIQGNIVANVMLKGRDILTVMTTPEWQENKSVEIRGEVRFPGVYNIRRGETLKEVLKRAGGFTEYAYLPSSVFVRESVRLQEQLEIKKLADQLRRDIAIRGVSKDGNVINYGDAQLMLNDLEKIKAVGRLVVDLSAISIGIEQADLQLEDSDVLYIPSTKQTIAVMGEVQHAATHRYKKGLTLDQYLEMSGGVRERADDDRTYVIKANGSVMIPSNSMWFSNEDDLQPGDTIIVPLDTEYKDNISLWTQVTQILANTAVTFATVANL; encoded by the coding sequence GTGTTACACAAAACCAAAAAAATAATCATTGCGGGCATAAGTGCACTCGTATTGTTGAGCACACAGGCGCAAGCTGTAATACCGTCTCCGCAGATGATGGAACAGTTCAAACAACTTCCAGTTTCAGAGCAGCAAAGGCTCGCTAAGCAATACGGCATAGATCCGTCGATGATAAGTGGTAGTGCTAATCAGCAGAATCAGCTTGAAAATCCACAATTAGTCAATGAAAGGCAACAATTTGATGAAAATGGCAAACCAATCTTAGTTAAAGAAAGTGATAAAGATAAAAAAGCTAAGCTCAATTTTGATGAAGATAAGGCTAAAACAGAGTTAAAGCGCTTTGGTTATGATCTCTTTCGGGGTGAACCGACTACGTTTGCACCTGTATCCGATGTTCCTGTACCGAGTGAATATATGGTAGGGCCTGGAGATAACATCAAAGTTCAGCTCTATGGTAAGGATAACAAAGAGTATGATTTAGTTATCAATAGGGAAGGTGTCATTCAATTCCCTGAACTTGGTCCCATCAATGTCGCAGGTTTAAATTTTGCTGAACTTAAAAAACAGCTAACGACCAGAATTAAGCATCAGATGATCGGGATTGAGTCTAATATCACCATGGGTGAGCTTCGTTCAATTCGAATATTTGTGGCTGGTGATGCTTACAAACCTGGTTCATATACCGTTTCGAGTCTATCTAGTATTACACAAGCTTTGTTCGTTTCCGGTGGTGTAAACGAGATCGGTTCACTGCGTAACATTAAGTTAAAGCGCAATGGCAAACTTATCGCTACCATGGACCTTTATGATTTACTCATGAGGGGAGATGCTTCAGGTGATAGGCGTTTACGTTCTGGTGATGTGGTGTTTATCCCATCTGTGGGTGGACTGGTTAGTGTGACTGGTGAAGTTCGTCGACCCGCTATCTATGAGCTGAAGAAGCATGAAACCATAGGTGACATCATCTCTATGGCAGCAGGTTTAAAGCCTGGGGCATATCCAAGAAGCAGCAGTGTTGAGCGTTTCAATAGCAAAGGCTTAAAAACGGTCACTAATTTAGACTTAACAACTCAGAGTGGAAAAGCAACTAAAGCTCAATCCGGAGATGTTGTCAGAATCAAGAGTGCATCGAACCGGTACGAAAGTGCCATTACTGTTATTGGTGCCGTAGTTCGACCTGGTAAGTATCAATGGTACCAAGGCCAAAAAATAAGTGATCTCGTGCCTTCAATATGGGGAGATTTACAAGCCACTGCAGATCTCGATTACGCCATTATCGTTCGTGAAATTAATGACTATGGTGATGTCGAAATTCATCAGTTTGCGCCGGGTCTTGCAATTAGTGATAAAGCGCCTTCAGAAGATCTATTCTTAAAATCACGAGATAAGGTTATTTTCTTTAATTTTAGTGATGAAGCTCAAAATCGTTATGAATTGAATAAACTCGTAAAAGAGAGAGTAGACAAGGTAACAGAATTAACGGGTGATTCACTGATTGGTAATGACATATTCAATGCCGGTTTTTCACAGTTGCAAAGACATGGATTGGAACCTCGTACTGAATTAGGTGGAGTCGTCATCGATAAAGAGACACATGAAGATGATGAAACAGCCGCAATAAAAAGTGAAGTCAACAAGATGTTGATGAATCTCTTCGATGACAAAGACTTGATCAAGTTAAGTGGCGTGATGAATAGAGGAGAGCTTCTCTATCCAGTCGTGACTAAGCTGAGTAGTCAGGGCCGTGCTGGTAAAGGCGTAATGGTTGTGGCTGTGAACGGTAAAGTGCGTCATCCTGGGATATACCCTTTAGCGGTTAATGCCAGAGTCAATGATCTGATTAAGGCCGGTGGAGGTCTGAAAGAAGGTGCTTATACCACTAGGGCTGAACTTACCAGTACAGTCATAAATAATGCTGGTTCGAATATTAATCATGTAAATATAGATCTGAAAAGTGCAATACAGGGAAATATCGTTGCAAATGTGATGTTGAAGGGCCGTGACATCTTAACTGTTATGACCACGCCAGAGTGGCAAGAGAATAAATCTGTCGAGATTCGCGGTGAAGTTCGCTTCCCTGGGGTTTACAACATACGTCGCGGTGAAACACTTAAAGAAGTGCTGAAACGCGCAGGCGGCTTTACCGAATATGCGTACCTACCATCATCGGTATTTGTACGCGAGTCCGTTCGTTTACAAGAGCAGTTAGAAATTAAGAAGCTTGCAGATCAACTTCGACGTGATATTGCGATTCGTGGTGTCTCTAAAGACGGCAATGTGATTAATTATGGCGATGCTCAGTTGATGTTGAATGATTTAGAAAAGATCAAAGCTGTTGGACGTCTGGTTGTAGACCTGTCTGCCATTTCAATCGGTATCGAACAAGCAGACCTACAGCTTGAAGATTCAGATGTGCTTTATATTCCTTCTACCAAGCAGACCATTGCAGTTATGGGAGAGGTACAACATGCTGCGACTCACAGATATAAGAAAGGCTTAACACTTGATCAGTATCTTGAGATGTCTGGTGGTGTAAGAGAACGTGCTGATGATGATAGAACCTACGTTATCAAGGCAAATGGTTCAGTTATGATCCCAAGTAACTCAATGTGGTTCAGTAATGAAGATGACCTACAACCAGGGGACACCATCATCGTACCGCTTGATACTGAGTATAAAGATAATATCTCTCTCTGGACTCAAGTGACTCAAATACTAGCGAACACAGCAGTTACATTTGCTACTGTGGCTAATCTTTAA
- a CDS encoding Wzz/FepE/Etk N-terminal domain-containing protein, translating to MNKQIQQNNPDAQFAQTTNEDEIDLRELFAVIWQDKWLIIAITAIFALGSVIYAINQPNIYKSEALLAPITEKQSGGLSALAGQFGGLASMAGINLGGGGIDKTKMAIEVMQSRQFTSQFIQNHKILPDLMAADKWNMSDNSITYNQDLYSLSSNTWVREVKAPFKPKPSMQEAYKEFIKIISVNKAKDTGMVTVSVEHLSPAVAQQWVTWLIEDINSVMKERDVVEANRSSEFLNKQIALTNVADIRSILYKLIEEQAKTIMFAEVRDEYVFKTIDPALVPEEKAGPKRALICVLGTLLGGMLAVMLVLIRYFIRKPA from the coding sequence ATGAACAAACAAATACAACAGAATAATCCCGATGCACAGTTCGCTCAAACAACGAACGAAGATGAAATCGATCTCCGCGAACTCTTCGCTGTCATCTGGCAAGACAAATGGCTAATCATAGCCATCACAGCTATTTTCGCTCTCGGCTCCGTAATTTATGCCATTAATCAGCCTAACATATATAAATCTGAGGCTCTTTTAGCGCCAATTACAGAAAAGCAAAGTGGCGGTTTAAGTGCCTTAGCTGGCCAGTTTGGTGGGCTTGCCAGCATGGCGGGGATTAACCTGGGTGGTGGCGGGATCGACAAGACCAAAATGGCCATTGAAGTGATGCAGTCACGTCAGTTTACCAGTCAGTTTATTCAAAATCACAAGATCCTTCCAGACTTGATGGCTGCTGATAAATGGAACATGAGCGATAATAGCATCACCTACAATCAAGACTTATATAGCCTAAGTTCTAATACCTGGGTGCGTGAAGTTAAAGCGCCGTTTAAGCCAAAACCATCTATGCAAGAAGCCTATAAAGAGTTCATTAAGATTATCTCTGTTAATAAAGCGAAAGATACTGGCATGGTAACTGTATCAGTAGAGCATTTGTCTCCTGCAGTTGCCCAGCAGTGGGTGACTTGGTTGATTGAAGACATTAATAGCGTAATGAAAGAACGTGATGTGGTTGAAGCGAATAGAAGTAGTGAGTTTTTAAATAAGCAGATTGCGCTTACTAATGTAGCCGATATTCGTTCTATACTTTACAAACTCATCGAAGAGCAAGCAAAAACGATTATGTTCGCTGAAGTACGTGATGAATATGTGTTTAAGACAATCGATCCAGCGTTAGTACCAGAAGAAAAGGCTGGGCCTAAGCGAGCACTAATATGTGTGTTAGGCACATTGCTAGGTGGTATGTTAGCAGTAATGTTAGTGTTAATTCGTTACTTTATCCGTAAGCCTGCTTAG
- a CDS encoding GDP-mannose mannosyl hydrolase, protein MLPLELFKTIVSSTPLVSIDFMVMNDCEQILLGKRINRPAKDYWFVPGGRVLKDESIEEAFIRLLDIELGLTDTVVNFKGVYQHFYEDSFSGDDSTTHYVVLAYKIRYSGVISTLPNEQHADYKWFNLGELLKHERVHIHTKWYFQEHKQAIELQNKFNKLES, encoded by the coding sequence ATGTTACCACTTGAGTTATTTAAAACTATTGTGTCATCAACGCCATTAGTTTCGATTGATTTCATGGTCATGAATGACTGTGAGCAAATATTACTGGGTAAACGTATAAACAGGCCTGCAAAAGACTACTGGTTTGTACCTGGTGGTCGGGTACTAAAAGATGAATCTATTGAAGAGGCCTTTATCCGATTATTGGATATTGAGTTAGGATTAACTGACACAGTAGTTAATTTTAAAGGTGTATACCAACACTTTTATGAAGACAGTTTTTCTGGTGATGACAGTACAACCCATTATGTCGTTTTAGCTTATAAAATTAGATATTCAGGTGTTATTTCTACCTTACCTAACGAGCAGCATGCTGATTATAAGTGGTTTAACTTAGGTGAATTACTTAAGCATGAGAGGGTTCATATTCATACAAAATGGTACTTTCAAGAACATAAGCAAGCAATCGAGTTACAGAACAAATTTAACAAATTGGAAAGCTAA
- a CDS encoding mannose-1-phosphate guanylyltransferase/mannose-6-phosphate isomerase, translating into MITPVIMAGGSGSRLWPLSRTLYPKQFLALTGEQTMLQQTVSRLTGLDVTAPLVICNEEHRFIVAEQLRIIEETGSIILEPFGRNTAPAIALAAMVSEKSNPLLLVLAADHVIEDQKAFIDAVKQATPLAEQGKLVTFGIVPTQAHTGYGYIKRGDAISDNESYSVAQFVEKPDLETAQQYLQSGEFYWNSGMFLIKASRYLQELEKFSPDIFLACQKALKNPTEDNDFIRVDTAEFEVCPDDSVDYAVMEKTTDAVVVPLDAGWNDIGAWSALWEVNDKCKDGNAVSGDTILHDTKNTFIHGGERLIATVGLDNIVIVDTKDALLVATKDKVQEVKKIVEQLKVQGRSEFKIHREVYRPWGKYDSIDNGTRYQVKRITVNPGEKLSIQMHHHRAEHWIVVSGTAKVTNGDKTFLVTENESTYIPIGVIHALENPGRLPLEMIEVQSGSYLGEDDIVRFEDRYGRA; encoded by the coding sequence ATGATCACTCCAGTAATTATGGCAGGTGGCTCAGGTTCCCGCTTATGGCCCCTAAGTCGCACATTATATCCTAAACAGTTTTTAGCCTTAACGGGTGAGCAGACGATGCTGCAACAGACTGTTTCACGTTTAACAGGCTTAGATGTCACAGCGCCCCTAGTTATTTGTAATGAAGAACACAGATTTATTGTGGCTGAACAGTTGCGTATAATTGAAGAGACAGGCTCAATAATTTTAGAGCCTTTTGGCCGAAATACGGCACCAGCTATAGCACTTGCTGCTATGGTGAGTGAAAAAAGTAATCCTTTATTACTTGTGCTTGCAGCTGATCATGTTATTGAGGATCAAAAAGCATTTATTGATGCAGTTAAACAAGCGACACCTTTAGCTGAGCAGGGTAAATTAGTTACCTTTGGTATTGTGCCGACACAAGCACATACAGGTTATGGTTACATCAAGCGTGGTGATGCTATTAGCGATAATGAAAGCTACTCTGTAGCACAATTTGTTGAAAAACCAGATTTAGAAACAGCACAGCAATATTTACAAAGTGGGGAATTCTACTGGAATAGTGGCATGTTTTTGATTAAAGCAAGCCGTTACTTACAAGAATTAGAGAAATTTAGCCCTGATATATTTTTAGCATGCCAAAAAGCATTGAAAAACCCCACCGAGGATAATGACTTTATACGTGTAGATACAGCAGAGTTCGAGGTTTGTCCTGATGACTCTGTTGATTACGCGGTAATGGAAAAAACAACCGATGCTGTTGTTGTTCCTTTAGATGCTGGCTGGAATGATATCGGCGCTTGGTCTGCTTTATGGGAAGTCAATGACAAATGCAAAGATGGTAATGCCGTTTCAGGTGATACTATTTTACATGATACAAAAAACACCTTTATACATGGTGGAGAACGACTAATTGCAACTGTTGGTTTAGATAACATAGTGATTGTTGATACCAAAGATGCATTGTTAGTTGCAACAAAAGATAAAGTGCAGGAAGTTAAAAAAATCGTTGAGCAATTGAAAGTTCAAGGACGTAGTGAGTTTAAGATCCACCGCGAGGTTTATAGACCTTGGGGGAAATATGATTCAATCGATAATGGTACCCGTTATCAAGTTAAACGTATAACGGTCAATCCTGGTGAGAAACTTTCGATCCAAATGCACCATCACAGAGCCGAGCATTGGATAGTGGTATCAGGCACTGCTAAGGTGACTAATGGTGACAAAACATTTTTAGTGACCGAGAATGAATCTACCTATATACCTATAGGTGTGATCCATGCTTTAGAAAACCCTGGGAGATTACCGTTAGAAATGATTGAAGTCCAGTCAGGTTCTTATCTTGGTGAAGATGACATTGTACGCTTTGAAGACAGATACGGTCGAGCATAG